The following are encoded together in the Lytechinus variegatus isolate NC3 chromosome 19, Lvar_3.0, whole genome shotgun sequence genome:
- the LOC121405795 gene encoding transmembrane protein 258 — protein sequence MSAAIESMTRYVSPVNPAVYPHLTLILLAIGIFFMAWFLVYEVTATKYTRDLYKELLVALVASLFMGFGVLFLLLWVGIYV from the exons ATG TCTGCAGCCATTGAGTCGATGACGAGGTACGTCAGTCCGGTAAACCCGGCTGTCTACCCCCACCTGACCCTCATCCTCTTGGCCATTGGGATCTTCTTTATGGCATGGTTCCTGGT TTATGAGGTCACAGCTACAAAGTACACAAGAGATCTCTACAAGGAGCTGTTAGTAGCCTTAGTTGCCAGTCTTTTTATGGGGTTTGGAGTCCTTTTCTTGCTTTTATGGGTTGGCATCTATGTATAG